One Fuerstiella marisgermanici DNA window includes the following coding sequences:
- a CDS encoding DUF1573 domain-containing protein, whose translation MKNAAFILLFLAVIFGGGYLLTTETTTESASPSAPIPTLADDTLKTGPAKPLPEPGAPEEAERPVASENGPWPKAVAEELEFDFGRMVVGGEQDHVFTIENEGEADLELLEGEPTCKCTKFELSRRIVPPGESAELTIRWVGKFKDANFAHGGRIYTNDPELPEFGVRVVGIVDQSFDILPTDVWNVPTSIGDGGTKVEGYILSRVFEDFEITDFKCDSPDFETTVTKLTPERIEGLEMRDGVLSGYEVAVSVKPDMKPGLIESKLHLTMDKGDGEATIELHAQKDGPIRILPQPGVSWSAERNGLGLGRFRATDGRKASLILLVDHTDFEDELEFTSIESHPTFVNVELDSSKAGTGKRRRYTLNVSIPPGIPAMTRNRDDPATIKIQTNHPSGQSIDIKASFVAF comes from the coding sequence ATGAAAAACGCAGCATTTATCCTTCTGTTTCTGGCCGTTATTTTCGGTGGCGGCTACTTGCTGACAACGGAGACGACAACCGAGAGCGCCTCTCCCAGCGCGCCGATTCCGACGCTTGCGGACGACACGTTGAAGACAGGGCCGGCGAAACCGCTGCCTGAACCTGGCGCTCCGGAAGAAGCGGAACGTCCGGTTGCGAGCGAAAATGGGCCGTGGCCGAAAGCGGTGGCGGAGGAGCTGGAGTTTGACTTCGGCCGAATGGTTGTCGGGGGCGAACAGGACCACGTGTTCACAATTGAAAACGAAGGCGAAGCGGATCTGGAATTGCTGGAAGGCGAACCGACCTGCAAGTGCACGAAGTTTGAACTCTCTCGCCGAATTGTTCCTCCGGGAGAGTCGGCCGAGTTGACGATTCGCTGGGTTGGAAAATTCAAGGATGCGAATTTCGCTCACGGTGGCCGGATTTACACAAATGATCCGGAGCTGCCGGAATTTGGAGTCCGCGTCGTCGGGATCGTCGACCAGTCTTTCGACATTCTGCCAACCGACGTCTGGAACGTGCCGACTTCGATCGGTGATGGTGGCACCAAGGTCGAAGGCTACATCCTGTCGCGGGTGTTTGAAGATTTCGAAATCACTGACTTCAAATGCGATTCACCAGACTTTGAAACCACCGTCACGAAACTGACGCCCGAACGCATCGAAGGCCTGGAAATGCGAGACGGAGTTTTGAGCGGTTATGAAGTGGCAGTTTCGGTCAAGCCGGACATGAAGCCGGGACTTATAGAATCGAAACTGCACCTAACGATGGACAAGGGTGACGGTGAAGCAACGATCGAACTGCACGCTCAGAAAGATGGACCGATTCGAATTTTGCCTCAACCGGGAGTTTCCTGGTCGGCAGAACGAAACGGCCTTGGGCTGGGTCGATTTCGAGCGACCGACGGCCGTAAGGCAAGTTTGATTCTGTTGGTGGATCACACCGACTTCGAAGACGAGCTGGAATTCACCTCGATCGAATCCCACCCGACGTTTGTCAACGTAGAACTGGATTCTTCAAAGGCAGGCACGGGCAAACGGCGACGCTACACGCTGAATGTCAGCATACCGCCGGGGATCCCCGCGATGACTCGAAACCGCGACGATCCCGCGACGATCAAAATTCAGACGAACCATCCGTCTGGCCAAAGCATTGATATCAAAGCGAGTTTCGTGGCGTTCTAA
- a CDS encoding O-antigen ligase family protein, with product MRHLNTIVFGSLLTASLMWPSEGAIRGDGLYLVVAWLVGGAICAWNATPAVRSTSEQKRGFERFAAPAVVLLVFAFWLSTWHVFKTLGDRRAALNLAFEWTAIGVAWWITRRLCQESNGRRSVLILITALGFGSAALGICQHHISFPRKAEWYLQQRSKLDSTTEGAAAQSALEVAVVQQELQRHGIPPSGRKRELFEQRLLASSEPIGAFALANSLGGLLVVALLILASGVLTAFGDSKRSVLSRAGLTLALIVIAYCLLLTKSRTAWVAGFVGLTLLLLQRRSHATMTKLRPILLIGLCGLVGVVTTGVLTGAIDKEVVLESPRSLQFRLLYWLGAAGVIQDDPIFGAGPGNFRNAYLTHKAAEASEEILDPHNIVLDAWASVGLAGLAGVGLLMLSGLLASSGPAENDPRGTAPPPSRRLAIRGSGLIPAIFGGFGLHVVWYWIQGGNFADLAVVGLADGGWLEWDSGLWVVPVAGLAILPVIAKFWEPTRSIATAAFAALLVHLLGAGGLQISGVMLLLLVLHAAATARPAAEGSFDVGSPDLAASEERGPRVLRGVASLLFIAAAVGTVRFGLIPVVSSQQYLAMAQSSQLNGRASDAVKQIDRAIEIDPFAVESRQRKAEWLTYKVMRANVARAARSSDFNANSAEAAAGEGLAGKNRADIESWDLPADNDGSSRQLLESAIDAATALIEADRRGWVGYHLRSQAVYYGWRTVNDRSLLQSAVNDAEAALALYPTHGRLLADMAETYLEAEMTEEAVDAAKRALRQEQVNQDWGHVDRYLDPEIRQRLMEISHDQR from the coding sequence ATGCGTCATCTGAACACAATCGTCTTCGGCAGTCTGTTGACGGCCAGCTTAATGTGGCCGTCGGAAGGAGCCATTCGCGGTGACGGCCTTTACCTTGTGGTAGCGTGGCTTGTCGGCGGAGCCATCTGCGCGTGGAACGCGACTCCGGCTGTGCGATCCACCTCAGAACAAAAGCGAGGGTTTGAACGCTTCGCCGCGCCTGCGGTCGTGTTGTTGGTTTTCGCGTTTTGGTTGTCGACGTGGCACGTTTTTAAGACGTTGGGCGATCGGCGAGCCGCGTTGAACCTGGCGTTCGAATGGACGGCGATTGGCGTGGCATGGTGGATCACTCGTCGGCTTTGTCAGGAGTCGAATGGTCGACGGAGCGTGTTGATTCTGATCACCGCTCTGGGATTCGGTTCGGCCGCTTTGGGAATCTGTCAGCACCACATCAGCTTTCCTCGCAAAGCAGAATGGTACCTGCAGCAGCGTTCAAAACTGGATTCGACAACGGAAGGCGCGGCAGCTCAAAGTGCGTTGGAAGTGGCCGTCGTTCAGCAGGAACTACAACGGCACGGCATTCCACCGTCCGGTCGCAAACGGGAGTTATTCGAACAGCGATTGTTGGCAAGTTCTGAACCAATCGGAGCGTTTGCGTTGGCTAATTCACTGGGTGGCCTGTTGGTCGTTGCGTTGCTGATTTTGGCCAGCGGCGTACTGACGGCTTTTGGAGATTCTAAGCGCAGCGTGCTTAGTCGTGCGGGGTTGACTCTCGCATTGATTGTGATCGCTTACTGCTTACTGCTGACGAAAAGTCGCACAGCGTGGGTCGCAGGTTTTGTCGGGCTGACGTTGTTGCTTTTGCAGCGGCGAAGTCACGCGACGATGACGAAGCTACGCCCCATTCTACTGATCGGTTTGTGCGGCCTTGTTGGTGTTGTCACGACCGGCGTGCTGACGGGAGCGATCGACAAGGAAGTCGTTCTGGAATCTCCTCGATCATTGCAGTTTCGTCTGCTGTACTGGCTGGGGGCGGCCGGAGTGATCCAGGACGATCCGATCTTTGGCGCGGGGCCGGGGAACTTCCGGAATGCGTACCTCACTCACAAAGCGGCCGAAGCCAGCGAAGAGATTCTGGATCCTCACAACATAGTTCTGGACGCCTGGGCGTCAGTCGGGCTCGCCGGTTTGGCGGGTGTCGGGCTGTTGATGCTAAGTGGTCTGCTCGCGTCTTCCGGTCCTGCTGAAAACGATCCCCGCGGCACAGCGCCTCCACCGTCGCGGCGGCTGGCCATTCGCGGTTCCGGGCTGATCCCGGCGATATTCGGCGGCTTCGGACTGCATGTAGTGTGGTACTGGATTCAGGGTGGCAACTTTGCAGACCTGGCCGTCGTCGGACTGGCGGACGGCGGTTGGCTGGAATGGGACAGCGGTCTGTGGGTTGTTCCGGTGGCCGGTTTGGCGATCCTTCCCGTGATCGCCAAATTTTGGGAGCCCACGCGAAGTATCGCGACTGCCGCCTTTGCGGCTCTGCTGGTGCACTTGCTGGGAGCCGGCGGATTACAGATTTCGGGCGTCATGCTCTTGCTCCTTGTGTTGCACGCAGCCGCGACGGCTCGACCAGCGGCGGAAGGTAGTTTCGACGTTGGCTCGCCCGATCTAGCAGCCTCAGAGGAGCGTGGGCCTCGCGTGCTGCGCGGCGTTGCTTCTTTACTTTTCATCGCGGCCGCTGTCGGCACCGTGCGATTTGGGTTGATTCCCGTGGTTTCCAGCCAGCAGTACCTGGCGATGGCACAAAGCTCGCAACTCAACGGCAGGGCGTCCGACGCGGTGAAGCAGATTGATCGAGCTATTGAAATCGACCCATTTGCGGTGGAATCTCGCCAACGGAAGGCAGAATGGCTGACGTATAAAGTGATGCGGGCCAACGTGGCTCGTGCTGCGCGATCATCCGATTTTAATGCGAATTCGGCTGAGGCGGCAGCGGGCGAAGGACTGGCAGGTAAAAATCGTGCCGACATTGAAAGCTGGGACCTTCCCGCAGACAATGACGGCAGCTCCAGACAGTTATTAGAATCCGCGATCGATGCTGCGACGGCATTGATTGAGGCTGATCGACGCGGATGGGTTGGCTATCATTTAAGAAGTCAGGCCGTGTATTACGGATGGAGAACGGTTAACGACAGAAGTCTTCTGCAATCCGCCGTCAACGATGCTGAGGCCGCACTGGCTCTTTACCCGACGCACGGGCGATTGCTGGCGGACATGGCGGAGACCTACCTGGAAGCGGAAATGACGGAAGAAGCCGTGGACGCGGCTAAACGAGCTCTTCGGCAGGAACAAGTCAATCAGGATTGGGGTCACGTCGATCGATATCTTGACCCTGAAATTCGGCAGCGACTGATGGAAATCAGTCATGATCAACGGTGA
- a CDS encoding MraY family glycosyltransferase — MLLFVLATFFAAFFVSLFATPIVRRAAPILGLVDLPGDRKVHVTPTPMGGGIAVFLGLVIPIGLLVVFQNAANAQSAYFGGLISSLSGDRAVALQTAGIVGGAAILFATGLADDRWNLSWKLRLGIQASVALGVTLSGVKATVFVAQPWIGIVVTVLWILVLTNAMNFLDNMDGLSAGIGIIAALMSAGVLLVMVRQPHEVVVAGLLLLAGSLGGFLCWNRPPATIFMGDSGSNLVGFLLATFTVAGTFYEHSGSRHVILAPLCVLAIPLYDFVTVIWIRLRSGRSPFHGDKSHFSHRLVELGLRPSRAVLTIHLATLMTGLGGLLLYKVTDWTGAWLIIALIFCVLSLVSILETVGRRSIADEQKRVP, encoded by the coding sequence ATGCTGCTGTTTGTTCTGGCGACGTTTTTTGCCGCATTTTTCGTCTCCCTATTCGCAACGCCGATTGTGAGGCGAGCTGCGCCAATTCTGGGGTTGGTCGATTTGCCGGGAGACCGAAAAGTTCACGTCACTCCGACGCCGATGGGCGGCGGAATTGCCGTCTTCTTGGGGCTGGTTATTCCCATTGGGCTGCTGGTCGTTTTCCAAAACGCGGCAAATGCTCAGTCTGCCTACTTCGGCGGGCTGATCAGCAGCCTGTCTGGTGACCGAGCGGTCGCGCTGCAAACGGCCGGGATCGTGGGCGGAGCGGCCATCTTGTTTGCAACTGGCCTGGCCGATGACCGCTGGAACCTGTCTTGGAAGCTGCGTCTGGGAATTCAGGCGTCTGTCGCGTTAGGAGTCACGTTAAGCGGCGTAAAAGCGACCGTGTTTGTCGCTCAACCGTGGATCGGCATCGTGGTAACGGTGCTGTGGATTTTGGTGCTGACAAATGCGATGAACTTTCTGGACAATATGGACGGGTTGTCGGCGGGCATCGGAATCATCGCCGCTTTGATGTCGGCCGGCGTTCTGCTGGTAATGGTTCGTCAGCCCCACGAAGTTGTCGTCGCGGGATTGCTGCTGCTGGCCGGATCGCTTGGCGGCTTTTTGTGCTGGAACCGACCACCTGCGACCATTTTCATGGGCGACAGCGGCAGCAACCTGGTCGGCTTTCTTCTGGCGACATTTACGGTGGCGGGAACCTTTTACGAACATTCCGGCAGCCGGCACGTGATTCTGGCGCCGTTGTGCGTGCTGGCCATTCCGTTGTACGATTTTGTAACCGTCATCTGGATTCGACTCCGCAGCGGCCGCAGCCCGTTTCATGGCGACAAGAGTCACTTTTCACACCGCCTTGTCGAGCTGGGACTACGCCCTTCGCGCGCGGTGCTGACGATCCATCTGGCCACACTCATGACGGGACTGGGTGGACTGCTGCTTTACAAAGTCACGGATTGGACGGGGGCATGGCTGATCATCGCTTTGATTTTCTGCGTGCTATCGCTGGTGTCTATTCTCGAAACCGTCGGCCGGCGAAGCATTGCCGACGAACAGAAGCGAGTTCCGTGA